Below is a genomic region from Sneathia vaginalis.
TGCTAAAGATTTTAGCTGTCTATTTTTAACCGATATTAACCCAATGAGATTGTACTTATCAACCTTGGGGAATAATCCGATTGTTTTTGAAATTGAAATTGATGAAAAATATTGTGCAAAACCTTATTTAGATGATTATAAAAAACTTGTTGAATATTTAGAAATTAAATACGACCCCAATCATACTTTTAAACCGATAGATTTTTTTGAAGCGTTAAATAATAAAATTCCGAAAATGTTTCAACGAAAGCCGAATTATTCAGATGTAGTAATGGTAGTGTCAAAAAGAAGGGTTGTTGAGGAAGCATATAAAATCTATTTTTGTGGATGGAGAAATAATCCTACAGGATATAATGTTAGCGATATGAATATAGAAAAAACGAGAAATGCGTTTGGAGATAAGGTAGCGGCTATATGCAAATTAAAAAATGTTAGTTCATGTTGGACAGATATTTCTAGTGATGAATCTTTGAAAAAAATTAATAATTTATATAGCATGTAAAATCCTAATCAAAAATTATGGATATTAAACGACAAAACCATTATAAATCTTGAAAATAAAGTGTGTTTTATATAAATGTACAATTTGTTAAATAGTCTAAAAATTCATGTCGAGACGGTTGCATTGATGTCAAGGGTTAAAGGGTGATAGGCTCCGTGAGAACTTATCCACGGTGGCTTATAGAAAAAAGTGTGAGGGTTGAGTG
It encodes:
- a CDS encoding DUF6037 family protein, producing MNMYKFTALKILHEDMKIRKEERAIFPFTYNAKDFSCLFLTDINPMRLYLSTLGNNPIVFEIEIDEKYCAKPYLDDYKKLVEYLEIKYDPNHTFKPIDFFEALNNKIPKMFQRKPNYSDVVMVVSKRRVVEEAYKIYFCGWRNNPTGYNVSDMNIEKTRNAFGDKVAAICKLKNVSSCWTDISSDESLKKINNLYSM